The following are from one region of the Mesorhizobium sp. B4-1-4 genome:
- a CDS encoding DUF2061 domain-containing protein, whose product MDTHSRSFAKALSWRVTGTVDTIIISLVVTGSVKLAAAIGVTEVFTKSLLYYFHERAWLKIPYGRRNAT is encoded by the coding sequence ATGGATACCCATTCGCGCAGTTTCGCCAAGGCGCTTTCCTGGCGCGTGACCGGCACCGTCGACACGATAATCATCTCGTTGGTGGTGACCGGAAGCGTCAAGCTCGCGGCCGCCATAGGCGTAACAGAGGTCTTCACCAAATCGCTGCTCTATTATTTTCACGAGCGAGCGTGGCTGAAGATTCCCTACGGGCGCAGGAACGCGACATAG